The Coraliomargarita sinensis genomic sequence CCCTCTCGGGAGTGACTGCCCCGGGTCTGGTGGTGGGCTTCACCTCGGACTGGCTCTATCCGCCGCAGGGGAACCGCGAACTGGTCGAGTCCCTGCTGCGACTGGGGAAGGATGCGAGCTATGCTGAACTGGCGATGGACTACGGGCACGATTCCTTCCTGGTCCGGGCGCCCAAACTTTACGATTTGATTCGAAGATTCCTGCACCGTTAAGTCCCCGCTGAAGTATTCCTTCATTCGTACAAAATTGTTTTTATGCATCCGAAAAATCCTAAAAAGCGCCAGGCTGACTTTCAGGTCATCGCCCGTTGGGTGAATAAGGGCGAGCGCGTGCTCGATTTGGGCTGCGGGCGGGGCGTCTTGCTCGAATATCTCAAGCAGACCAAGGGGGTTTATGGCGTCGGGGTGGACATTGACTTCGATAAAATCCTCAGCTGCGTGAAGCGTGGAGTTCCGGTCTATCAGGGGGATGTCAATGAGGTGCTGGCCAGTTTCCAGGATAACGCCTTTGATCGGGTTATTTTCAGCCGGACGGTGGAGCAGTTCGACGCGCCTGATGCGACCTTGCGCGAAGGCTTGCGCGTGGGAAAGCGCGTGACGGTTGGTTTTGTCAACCACGGCTTTTGGAAGAACCGTCTCAATAAAGCGGTCTGGGGTCGCCGTACGGTCAACGAAGTTTACCCCAACCCCTGGCATGCAAGCATGCCGGCCAATCCTTTTTCCGTGGCCGAATTCGAGGACTATTGTCAGATCAAAGAAATCAGTATCGGGAAACGGGTTTATCTGGCGGGGGATTGGCGCAGCGAGGGCACGCTTTTTCCTAATTTACTTGCCGGTTACGCCATATACGATTTGGCCAGTTCAAACTGAATCATCGAAAGCATGCCCAGCTCCACTGCCACTGAAGAACTGGAAACGAGCATCCAGCAATTTTACGAGCGGTATTCTGCCAAGAGGGTCGCATTGGCCGCTTTCATGGTGGGGGTCTTTACCATCGGTTTAACTTATGTTGCCTATGCAGTCACGACTATGGCTCTGGTGGGGATTATTGTTTTCGGTGTCGTCGGTTTAATCTCGGTCAATCTGACCATGATCTATGTGGTCCCACCGGCCAGAAAGCTCACGGAGTCGTGCGAGATGATTTGCATGGCGATCCGTGAGCCGTCGCGGATCAAGTCGGCCGACGATAAGGGGGTCCGGCTTGCCGATAAGGTCGGAGAAGTGCACGCGCTGAGCGGTCCGGATCTTGAAGTCTGGACCTCCAAAGTGGTGCCATATTTTATGCAGGTGCAGTCTGCGGTGGAGCCGGTGGCCCAGGCGAAGTCGGAACGAACGTTCACGCCTTCGGAGCGTCGTTACATCGAGGAGCGCCGCCGGGAAGTTCTGGAAATCGAAAAGCGCATCGAAGAAGAACGCAAAGAACTTGAGAAAGAGCGCAGAGAGCTGGAAAAGCGCAGCGCCGAGTTGCGGGAGTGGGAAAAGAAACTGAAACAAAAAGAGGCTGAAAGCGAGACAGAGGAAAAGTCAGCCGCTGGTGCCAGTCCGGAAGCGGCGCAACAGTAGCCGAACCGGCGTGGCCGATGTTCAAGTATCCCGCTGCCTGAGTGTAGCGGCGATATCCTTGAAGAGCGATTCCTGGCATAGCATGCGATGGTGCAGCGGCGCGTAGATGAGTCGATCTTCTGAACCGGGTAGCTTTGAACTGCCACTGGGGATCACCAGTAGATCAAACGGAGTGCGATAAGTGCGAATGTCGATTTGGCTCAACTTGTTAAGATCGGCATTCAGTTCACGTATAAATCGGCTGCCAAAACGCATGTCACGGGCGGCTTTTCCGGGCCAGACATGAGCCGCTAATGTGCCACGTTGTGGGCCGGAGATGTTGAAAAAATAGCGAACGCGTTCCAGACCGCCGAGGCGCTGCAGGTAATAGCGGCTGATCAGGCTGCCCATGCTGAAGCCGGCCAGGGCAAAGGGCCCCGCTTCCAATGTTCCCTCGATATAAATCCTCAGCTTTTCCGCGAGGTCGACCAGTCCTTCGGCACCATTTGCGGGCAAGAGATCAGGTGTGTAGCAACTATGCCCCTCCTCGTTGAGATAAGAGGCCATCCGGCGGAAGACTTTTCCGCTGTCCCAGATTCCGTGTACGAGAACGATTTGCATGGGATACGTACCTTGACCTTCTAGTTTCGTGATGTGGTGCGCTGACGTAAAACAGGTGTACGGTTTCTAGGTTTATTGAAAATTTGCTGGTCGATGGTCTGATTTGGCAGAATCTCTTCGAACTTAATTCTTCCGAAGGCTGCGTTTTCAGCCAGCAGGTCGATCTCGCTGGGTAACAGTACGCCGCCTGTTTTTTTGAACTTGCTTGCACGATAGTCCATGTATTCGCGCACGCCGGCCAGTTCGCCGAAACCACCCCAGCGGAGAACGAGGAATTTTTCCTGGTCGAAGTAAAACCAGCTCCGCTCGTCTTTCTTGCCGTAGCCGACCACCACATGACAGGGCCGTCCACCGACTTTGGCCGCGCCCTGGTATTGAAAAGTGTAGTCCGCGACCGTGGGCAAGACAAAGGGCTGCAGCAGCCAACGCTGGTTGGAAAAATGGATGGCTTCCTGTCCGGAATAATCTTCCGGGTCCTTCATTTCCGGCCTGACTTCCTGTCTCCAGGCCTTGAGCCCGTCAAAGACGAAGAGTTCTTTGTAGTCGCGCCCGAGATGACGCCAGGTCAGTGTTAAGTGGCGCTTACCATCTTGCAGTTCGATCAGTTCGAATTCCTTGACGCGACCTGCTTCGGTCAAACTGCCGCGTGCCAGAACATTTCGTAGCGTATCATGGGCATCCGCACCTCCGGTTACGGTGAGATAGTTTTGAATCAGCTGCCGGCTGGCCGCGTCGGTTGTGTCGGGACGGGCTTTCTTGGCTGTTTCTGGATCGGGGGGCGTTTGCTGGGCGCTCAGGGTCGCGAGGCTGCAAAGGATCAGCAGAAAAGAAGCGAAGCAGAGGGGCAGGCGGTAGCACATGGATGGGGCAAAGTTTAGGGTTTTCATGGTCTGTCAGTGAATTATGTTCCGCCGAAGCTAAATCTCAACACGATTTCATTTTATGCGTATCCTAATAACTGGCGGTGCCGGCTTTCTCGGCAGTCATCTTTCCGAGCGGCTTCTTAACGAGGGCCATGAAATTATCTGTCTCGATAATTTTTTCACCGGGCGGAAGCGTAATATCAAGCATCTGCTGGAGCACCCTGATTTTGAAATGCTTCGACATGACGTGATCGATCCCTTCAAAGTCGAGGTCGACCAGATCTACAATCTAGCCTGTCCTGCATCGCCGGTGCACTACCAGTATAATGCGATCAAGACGATCAAGACATCCGTGATGGGGGCGATCCACTGCTTGGGCTTGGCCAAGCGAACCAGAGCCCGTGTTTTCCAGGCCTCGACCTCCGAGGTTTATGGTGATCCGGACGTCCATCCCCAGCCCGAGTCCTACTGGGGCAAGGTTAATCCCATCGGGATTCGTTCCTGTTACGACGAGGGTAAGCGCTGTGCCGAAACCCTGTTTATGGACTACCATCGCCAGAACGGCGTCGATATTCGTATCGTCCGTATTTTTAACACTTACGGGCCCCGTATGTGCCCGGACGATGGCCGGGTGGTTTCCAACTTTATTGTGCAAGCCCTCCGTGGCGAGGATATCACGGTTTATGGGGAGGGGCAGCAGACCCGTTCCTTCTGCTACTGCGACGACCTTATTGAAGGTTTTGTCCGGCTGATGAACCAGGATGAGGCAATCGGACCCATGAATATCGGCAACCCGGGGGAGTTTACCATCCTCGAGTTGGCGGAGAAAGTCATCGCCCAGACCGGTAGCAAGTCGAAGATTATCCACGAAGCTCTTCCGGCCGATGACCCGCAGCAACGCCAGCCCGATATCACCGAGGCCCGCAAGGTTCTGGGCTGGGAGCCCACGGTTTCCCTGGATGAAGGATTGAAGCCGACCATCGCCTATTTCGACAAGCTTCTCAGCGAGTCCTGACCGGAAAAGCTTCCCAAGGGAGTCTTTCAGCTCGAAATTATCTGCCGAAAAAGGCTTGCACCGGGGGAGTGACTGCCTACTTTCCGCCTCTTTTCCAATTTTAACCAGTTCCAGCCATGCCCAGAGAACACATCATTTTAGAATGCACCGAAGCCCGCGGCGAGGGGAAGCCCGTCTCCCGCTACATGTCCAGCCGTGACAAGCGGAAGCAGCCCGACCGTGTTGAAAAGAAGAAATACAACAAGTTTCTTCGCCGTCACACGCTGCACCGCGAAATCAAAAACTAAGCTTCGCGCAAACTCTTTTCAAAAAGCCCGTCGGACGACGGGCTTTTTTATGCAACCGCGTCGGGGGGCCGCTCGTTTGACTCCCGGGCCAGACGGACGATACCCCAGATCGCAATACCGAGTCCGGCCAGGGCGAAGAGCGCGGATAAACCGATTGCGGCGAAAATCTTGCCCAGGAAGCTCAAAAATCCGAA encodes the following:
- a CDS encoding methionine biosynthesis protein MetW, which translates into the protein MHPKNPKKRQADFQVIARWVNKGERVLDLGCGRGVLLEYLKQTKGVYGVGVDIDFDKILSCVKRGVPVYQGDVNEVLASFQDNAFDRVIFSRTVEQFDAPDATLREGLRVGKRVTVGFVNHGFWKNRLNKAVWGRRTVNEVYPNPWHASMPANPFSVAEFEDYCQIKEISIGKRVYLAGDWRSEGTLFPNLLAGYAIYDLASSN
- a CDS encoding esterase/lipase family protein — its product is MQIVLVHGIWDSGKVFRRMASYLNEEGHSCYTPDLLPANGAEGLVDLAEKLRIYIEGTLEAGPFALAGFSMGSLISRYYLQRLGGLERVRYFFNISGPQRGTLAAHVWPGKAARDMRFGSRFIRELNADLNKLSQIDIRTYRTPFDLLVIPSGSSKLPGSEDRLIYAPLHHRMLCQESLFKDIAATLRQRDT
- a CDS encoding UDP-glucuronic acid decarboxylase family protein — encoded protein: MRILITGGAGFLGSHLSERLLNEGHEIICLDNFFTGRKRNIKHLLEHPDFEMLRHDVIDPFKVEVDQIYNLACPASPVHYQYNAIKTIKTSVMGAIHCLGLAKRTRARVFQASTSEVYGDPDVHPQPESYWGKVNPIGIRSCYDEGKRCAETLFMDYHRQNGVDIRIVRIFNTYGPRMCPDDGRVVSNFIVQALRGEDITVYGEGQQTRSFCYCDDLIEGFVRLMNQDEAIGPMNIGNPGEFTILELAEKVIAQTGSKSKIIHEALPADDPQQRQPDITEARKVLGWEPTVSLDEGLKPTIAYFDKLLSES
- the rpmG gene encoding 50S ribosomal protein L33, producing MPREHIILECTEARGEGKPVSRYMSSRDKRKQPDRVEKKKYNKFLRRHTLHREIKN